In Acidiferrobacteraceae bacterium, the DNA window CGAGTGTCCATGGCTCCCCTACTTCCGCTTGCTCCGTTCCGCGGCAGCCTTGTGCACCAGATAGTTCACGACCTTCATAACCCGCGCCTCGTCATGGACCAGGGTCGGGCTGGTCCGATAGCGCCCGTCAACAATGATGTTGGGCACTCCATCCAGATTGTAGTCGTTGAAAAGTTGCTTTGCCTGGTTGACCGAAAACTGCACCCCGAAGGACCGGGTTGCTTCCAGATACTTCTTGCGATTCACCCCGTGGGCCGCCACCCAGTCGGCGAGACCATCCTGGTCGAACAACTTGCGCTCGCCCGGCGCCTTCTTTTCGTCTTCGTGCAGGGCATCAAACAGGGGCTGGTGCAGTCGCGCCCCAACCTTCAGTTCACGCAAGGCGTAGAAGGTAATGGCGTGCAGCCTCCAGCGCGGGGTGACCGCTGGCGTACGAATAAAATCCACATTTGCCGGCTTGTGTTTCAGCCACGCATCCAGATAGGGCTCGAAGGCGTAGCAATGGGGACAGCCATACCAGAAGAACTCCCGCACCTCGACCTTGTTGCCGCTGTTGACGTCCTGCGGGAAGGGCAGCACCTCGTAATCACGACCGGCCTGATAGGTCTCCGCCCGGGCGGGACCTGCGACCAGCAAACCCATCGCGAGAATGAGGAAAATCGCC includes these proteins:
- a CDS encoding thiol:disulfide interchange protein DsbA/DsbL; this translates as MQGIQAIFLILAMGLLVAGPARAETYQAGRDYEVLPFPQDVNSGNKVEVREFFWYGCPHCYAFEPYLDAWLKHKPANVDFIRTPAVTPRWRLHAITFYALRELKVGARLHQPLFDALHEDEKKAPGERKLFDQDGLADWVAAHGVNRKKYLEATRSFGVQFSVNQAKQLFNDYNLDGVPNIIVDGRYRTSPTLVHDEARVMKVVNYLVHKAAAERSKRK